The Aquila chrysaetos chrysaetos chromosome 16, bAquChr1.4, whole genome shotgun sequence genome has a segment encoding these proteins:
- the UEVLD gene encoding ubiquitin-conjugating enzyme E2 variant 3 isoform X2, whose amino-acid sequence MEFSEEALRKWLGKYKFRDLTIEELKNVNKTYPNFTFSMNTYTFKDGSQKDLLNFSGTVPVKYGNSYNIPIHLWILDSHPFAPPICFLKPTVNMGILVGKHVDAHGRIYLPYLQNWSHPKSTVIGLIKEMIAKFEEELPLYSLSSSDAARQSELLSYIAKITEGETDMKSKSKIGGGKNKGCFNKITVVGAGDLGIACVLAVAAKGAADKVVLLDLSDGAAKGGTMDLEIFALPNVEISKDFSASADSKVVVLTVNSLGNAQTYLDVIQSNVDLFRGIIPAISHYSQNTVLVVASHPVEVMTYVSWKLSAFPKSRVIGVGANLDTERFQYILTNLLKAQALAKDAWIIGEQGEDKVSSWTSCNLVANQMEPMAACNSREKVANRAMEVLKGKGQRSWSVGLSVADLTDSILKDKRKVHSVSILAKGCCNINSEVFLSLPCILGTNGVIEMVKLEEDPLVQEKLQSSAGSIHDLQQQLKLLMLML is encoded by the exons atggagTTCTCGGAGGAGGCGCTGAGGAAGTGGCTGGGCAAG TATAAGTTCAGAGACCTGACCATAGAAGAACTAAAGAATGTTAACAAGACCTACCCAAACTTCACGTTCTCCATGAACACATACA ccttCAAGGATGGATCCCAGAAGGACCTCCTGAATTTTAGTGGTACTGTTCCAGTGAAATACG GTAATTCCTATAACATACCTATTCATCTGTGGATTCTGGATTCTCATCCCTTTGCTCCCCCCATTTGCTTCTTGAAGCCGACTGTGAACATGGGCATTTTAGTGGGAAAGCATGTTGATGCTCATGGCAGGATTTATTTGCCCTACCTGCAAAACTGGAGCCAT CCTAAATCAACTGTCATTGGATTAATCAAGGAAATGATTGCAAAATTTGAGGAAGAACTCCCTTTGTATTCACTCTCATCTTCTGATGCAGCCAGGCAATCGGAACTTCTCTCCTACATTGCAAAGATTACTGAAG GAGAGACTGACATGAAATCAAAGAGTAAAATCGGTGGAGGCAAAAACAAAGGATGCTTTAACAAAATTACTGTTGTTGGAGCTGGAGATCTTGGCATTGCATGTGTGCTAGCAGTTGCAGCAAAG GGTGCTGCAGACAAGGTGGTTCTTTTGGATCTTTCTGACGGTGCAGCAAAAGGAGGGACCATGGACTTGGAGATCTTTGCTCTGCCAAATGTGGAGATCAGCAAAG atttttctgcttcagctgatTCAAAAGTTGTGGTACTTACAGTTAATTCTCTGGGTAATGCTCAGACTTACCTTGATGTCATACAAAGCAATGTGGATTTGTTCAGAGGAATTATCCCAGCAATATCACACTACAGTCAGAACACTGTTCTCGTCGTTGCTTCTCATCCAG TTGAAGTAATGACATATGTGTCATGGAAGCTGAGTGCGTTTCCCAAAAGCAGAGTTATTGGAGTAGGTGCCAACCTAGATACTGAGAGATTTCAGTATATACTGACAAACCTTTTGAAAGCACAGGCTCTGGCAAAAGATGCTTGGATTATTGGTGAACAAGGGGAAGACAAAG TATCATCATGGACCAGTTGTAATTTAGTTGCAAATCAAATGGAACCAATGGCTGCTTGTAACTCAAGGGAAAAGGTGGCTAACAG AGCTATGGAAGTTCTAAAGGGAAAAGGTCAGAGATCTTGGTCTGTTGGGCTCTCAGTTGCTGATTTGACTGACAGTATactgaaagataaaagaaaggTTCATTCTGTATCCATTCTGGCAAAG GGATGTTGCAATATAAACAGTGAAGTATTCTTAAGTCTACCGTGTATTCTTGGAACCAATGGAGTGATTGAAATGGTCAAACTAGAAGAAGATCCACTAGTGCAAGAGAAACTGCAAAGCAGTGCAGGATCAATTCATGACCTTCAGCAGCAACTGAAACT ATTGATGCTTATGTTATAA
- the UEVLD gene encoding ubiquitin-conjugating enzyme E2 variant 3 isoform X1, which translates to MEFSEEALRKWLGKYKFRDLTIEELKNVNKTYPNFTFSMNTYTFKDGSQKDLLNFSGTVPVKYGNSYNIPIHLWILDSHPFAPPICFLKPTVNMGILVGKHVDAHGRIYLPYLQNWSHPKSTVIGLIKEMIAKFEEELPLYSLSSSDAARQSELLSYIAKITEGETDMKSKSKIGGGKNKGCFNKITVVGAGDLGIACVLAVAAKGAADKVVLLDLSDGAAKGGTMDLEIFALPNVEISKDFSASADSKVVVLTVNSLGNAQTYLDVIQSNVDLFRGIIPAISHYSQNTVLVVASHPVEVMTYVSWKLSAFPKSRVIGVGANLDTERFQYILTNLLKAQALAKDAWIIGEQGEDKVSSWTSCNLVANQMEPMAACNSREKVANRAMEVLKGKGQRSWSVGLSVADLTDSILKDKRKVHSVSILAKGCCNINSEVFLSLPCILGTNGVIEMVKLEEDPLVQEKLQSSAGSIHDLQQQLKLIRIET; encoded by the exons atggagTTCTCGGAGGAGGCGCTGAGGAAGTGGCTGGGCAAG TATAAGTTCAGAGACCTGACCATAGAAGAACTAAAGAATGTTAACAAGACCTACCCAAACTTCACGTTCTCCATGAACACATACA ccttCAAGGATGGATCCCAGAAGGACCTCCTGAATTTTAGTGGTACTGTTCCAGTGAAATACG GTAATTCCTATAACATACCTATTCATCTGTGGATTCTGGATTCTCATCCCTTTGCTCCCCCCATTTGCTTCTTGAAGCCGACTGTGAACATGGGCATTTTAGTGGGAAAGCATGTTGATGCTCATGGCAGGATTTATTTGCCCTACCTGCAAAACTGGAGCCAT CCTAAATCAACTGTCATTGGATTAATCAAGGAAATGATTGCAAAATTTGAGGAAGAACTCCCTTTGTATTCACTCTCATCTTCTGATGCAGCCAGGCAATCGGAACTTCTCTCCTACATTGCAAAGATTACTGAAG GAGAGACTGACATGAAATCAAAGAGTAAAATCGGTGGAGGCAAAAACAAAGGATGCTTTAACAAAATTACTGTTGTTGGAGCTGGAGATCTTGGCATTGCATGTGTGCTAGCAGTTGCAGCAAAG GGTGCTGCAGACAAGGTGGTTCTTTTGGATCTTTCTGACGGTGCAGCAAAAGGAGGGACCATGGACTTGGAGATCTTTGCTCTGCCAAATGTGGAGATCAGCAAAG atttttctgcttcagctgatTCAAAAGTTGTGGTACTTACAGTTAATTCTCTGGGTAATGCTCAGACTTACCTTGATGTCATACAAAGCAATGTGGATTTGTTCAGAGGAATTATCCCAGCAATATCACACTACAGTCAGAACACTGTTCTCGTCGTTGCTTCTCATCCAG TTGAAGTAATGACATATGTGTCATGGAAGCTGAGTGCGTTTCCCAAAAGCAGAGTTATTGGAGTAGGTGCCAACCTAGATACTGAGAGATTTCAGTATATACTGACAAACCTTTTGAAAGCACAGGCTCTGGCAAAAGATGCTTGGATTATTGGTGAACAAGGGGAAGACAAAG TATCATCATGGACCAGTTGTAATTTAGTTGCAAATCAAATGGAACCAATGGCTGCTTGTAACTCAAGGGAAAAGGTGGCTAACAG AGCTATGGAAGTTCTAAAGGGAAAAGGTCAGAGATCTTGGTCTGTTGGGCTCTCAGTTGCTGATTTGACTGACAGTATactgaaagataaaagaaaggTTCATTCTGTATCCATTCTGGCAAAG GGATGTTGCAATATAAACAGTGAAGTATTCTTAAGTCTACCGTGTATTCTTGGAACCAATGGAGTGATTGAAATGGTCAAACTAGAAGAAGATCCACTAGTGCAAGAGAAACTGCAAAGCAGTGCAGGATCAATTCATGACCTTCAGCAGCAACTGAAACT taTACGTATAGAGACCTAA
- the UEVLD gene encoding ubiquitin-conjugating enzyme E2 variant 3 isoform X3 — MNTYTFKDGSQKDLLNFSGTVPVKYGNSYNIPIHLWILDSHPFAPPICFLKPTVNMGILVGKHVDAHGRIYLPYLQNWSHPKSTVIGLIKEMIAKFEEELPLYSLSSSDAARQSELLSYIAKITEGETDMKSKSKIGGGKNKGCFNKITVVGAGDLGIACVLAVAAKGAADKVVLLDLSDGAAKGGTMDLEIFALPNVEISKDFSASADSKVVVLTVNSLGNAQTYLDVIQSNVDLFRGIIPAISHYSQNTVLVVASHPVEVMTYVSWKLSAFPKSRVIGVGANLDTERFQYILTNLLKAQALAKDAWIIGEQGEDKVSSWTSCNLVANQMEPMAACNSREKVANRAMEVLKGKGQRSWSVGLSVADLTDSILKDKRKVHSVSILAKGCCNINSEVFLSLPCILGTNGVIEMVKLEEDPLVQEKLQSSAGSIHDLQQQLKLIRIET; from the exons ATGAACACATACA ccttCAAGGATGGATCCCAGAAGGACCTCCTGAATTTTAGTGGTACTGTTCCAGTGAAATACG GTAATTCCTATAACATACCTATTCATCTGTGGATTCTGGATTCTCATCCCTTTGCTCCCCCCATTTGCTTCTTGAAGCCGACTGTGAACATGGGCATTTTAGTGGGAAAGCATGTTGATGCTCATGGCAGGATTTATTTGCCCTACCTGCAAAACTGGAGCCAT CCTAAATCAACTGTCATTGGATTAATCAAGGAAATGATTGCAAAATTTGAGGAAGAACTCCCTTTGTATTCACTCTCATCTTCTGATGCAGCCAGGCAATCGGAACTTCTCTCCTACATTGCAAAGATTACTGAAG GAGAGACTGACATGAAATCAAAGAGTAAAATCGGTGGAGGCAAAAACAAAGGATGCTTTAACAAAATTACTGTTGTTGGAGCTGGAGATCTTGGCATTGCATGTGTGCTAGCAGTTGCAGCAAAG GGTGCTGCAGACAAGGTGGTTCTTTTGGATCTTTCTGACGGTGCAGCAAAAGGAGGGACCATGGACTTGGAGATCTTTGCTCTGCCAAATGTGGAGATCAGCAAAG atttttctgcttcagctgatTCAAAAGTTGTGGTACTTACAGTTAATTCTCTGGGTAATGCTCAGACTTACCTTGATGTCATACAAAGCAATGTGGATTTGTTCAGAGGAATTATCCCAGCAATATCACACTACAGTCAGAACACTGTTCTCGTCGTTGCTTCTCATCCAG TTGAAGTAATGACATATGTGTCATGGAAGCTGAGTGCGTTTCCCAAAAGCAGAGTTATTGGAGTAGGTGCCAACCTAGATACTGAGAGATTTCAGTATATACTGACAAACCTTTTGAAAGCACAGGCTCTGGCAAAAGATGCTTGGATTATTGGTGAACAAGGGGAAGACAAAG TATCATCATGGACCAGTTGTAATTTAGTTGCAAATCAAATGGAACCAATGGCTGCTTGTAACTCAAGGGAAAAGGTGGCTAACAG AGCTATGGAAGTTCTAAAGGGAAAAGGTCAGAGATCTTGGTCTGTTGGGCTCTCAGTTGCTGATTTGACTGACAGTATactgaaagataaaagaaaggTTCATTCTGTATCCATTCTGGCAAAG GGATGTTGCAATATAAACAGTGAAGTATTCTTAAGTCTACCGTGTATTCTTGGAACCAATGGAGTGATTGAAATGGTCAAACTAGAAGAAGATCCACTAGTGCAAGAGAAACTGCAAAGCAGTGCAGGATCAATTCATGACCTTCAGCAGCAACTGAAACT taTACGTATAGAGACCTAA
- the UEVLD gene encoding ubiquitin-conjugating enzyme E2 variant 3 isoform X4, translated as MEFSEEALRKWLGKYKFRDLTIEELKNVNKTYPNFTFSMNTYTFKDGSQKDLLNFSGTVPVKYGNSYNIPIHLWILDSHPFAPPICFLKPTVNMGILVGKHVDAHGRIYLPYLQNWSHPKSTVIGLIKEMIAKFEEELPLYSLSSSDAARQSELLSYIAKITEGETDMKSKSKIGGGKNKGCFNKITVVGAGDLGIACVLAVAAKGAADKVVLLDLSDGAAKGGTMDLEIFALPNVEISKDFSASADSKVVVLTVNSLGNAQTYLDVIQSNVDLFRGIIPAISHYSQNTVLVVASHPALSRTLSLRVFSLLLPR; from the exons atggagTTCTCGGAGGAGGCGCTGAGGAAGTGGCTGGGCAAG TATAAGTTCAGAGACCTGACCATAGAAGAACTAAAGAATGTTAACAAGACCTACCCAAACTTCACGTTCTCCATGAACACATACA ccttCAAGGATGGATCCCAGAAGGACCTCCTGAATTTTAGTGGTACTGTTCCAGTGAAATACG GTAATTCCTATAACATACCTATTCATCTGTGGATTCTGGATTCTCATCCCTTTGCTCCCCCCATTTGCTTCTTGAAGCCGACTGTGAACATGGGCATTTTAGTGGGAAAGCATGTTGATGCTCATGGCAGGATTTATTTGCCCTACCTGCAAAACTGGAGCCAT CCTAAATCAACTGTCATTGGATTAATCAAGGAAATGATTGCAAAATTTGAGGAAGAACTCCCTTTGTATTCACTCTCATCTTCTGATGCAGCCAGGCAATCGGAACTTCTCTCCTACATTGCAAAGATTACTGAAG GAGAGACTGACATGAAATCAAAGAGTAAAATCGGTGGAGGCAAAAACAAAGGATGCTTTAACAAAATTACTGTTGTTGGAGCTGGAGATCTTGGCATTGCATGTGTGCTAGCAGTTGCAGCAAAG GGTGCTGCAGACAAGGTGGTTCTTTTGGATCTTTCTGACGGTGCAGCAAAAGGAGGGACCATGGACTTGGAGATCTTTGCTCTGCCAAATGTGGAGATCAGCAAAG atttttctgcttcagctgatTCAAAAGTTGTGGTACTTACAGTTAATTCTCTGGGTAATGCTCAGACTTACCTTGATGTCATACAAAGCAATGTGGATTTGTTCAGAGGAATTATCCCAGCAATATCACACTACAGTCAGAACACTGTTCTCGTCGTTGCTTCTCATCCAG ctttgAGCAGGACACTGTCTTTGAgagttttttctttactgttaccaagataa